GCAGAGGCGTTGGCATGTCCCGGAAGAGCGAGCTTTCGCGGGACTCCTCCGCTTGAGGGCATCAGGTAGATGTCGCCACCGGTGGAGCCCATATCACTCATCAACCCGCCGATCCATGCAATGTATTTGCCGTCGGGTGACCATCGCGGGACCGCAATCTGAAGGCCGTGGAGGGGAGACTCCGCCTGATTTGGGTCAAGAATGGAGTGGGGCATCTCAGCGGTCCCGCTGGCTGACCCCGCTCCAGTTGGCCCCGCTCCAGTTGGGCTCGCGTTTGTTGACTCGTTTATTTGGGCGATTCCCTGTACATAGAGTTGCGCAACCCACCAGTTGTTCTCGCCCGGCGGCGCAGCGGCCACATATGCGAGCTGATTCGAATCCGGCGACCATGCAAATTCGTAGATGTAAAGGTTTGCGGGCGTCAGGAATCGCTGCTGCCCCGTGGCGTCTACTATCGCCGCAACTCGTTGAATCTCAAGGCCATCTTCTCCAATAACTCCTGAGGGAAGATTCATGGCGTCGAGCGGTCCGGCCTGGCGGGTCGCTCCTTCCACGTAGAGGAACCCTAGTTGTTTGCCATCGGGCGACCATTGGAGTCCCTGGACGGCGCCATGCAACTGCCCAATCTGGCGCGGAGTCTGGCCTGGGCTGGTGCTATCGACAAAGATTTGGAACTGGCCTGGGCTGTTGCAGTTGGAGAGGAAGGCAAACTGCTTCCCATCCGGCGACCAGGCGATGTCGCCCTCATTGCAGATGCCGGATTTCGTCGCCGCGGTGATCCTGCGGGCGGAGGAGGGATTGTCTGCATTGGCGAGTTGAATCTTCACTCCTCCCGCCGGAGCATCGACTACCCAGGCAATCTTTCCCCCATCGGGAGAGATCGCTGCCTGATGAAAATTCCGGACCCTTTCCAGTTGGCCAACCAGCGCGCCGATTTCCGCGTCGGCTCTCCGTGGGCCGTCGGCCGAGTCTGCAGCCTGTGCGGGAAGCGAAACCGGGAACAGAAGAAGGAAAGGAGATAGAACACCGACCCAGCAGCGGGCGAGGGGATTCGCAAACTTCATGGCAGGGATGCTAGCACTTTGGGCTTCGCTGGCTCGAGGGTGAAAAGCTGTCCCATAGGCATGACGGAGGAATAGCAAGATATTTTTGGCCAAATTTGCCAAAATCAGGCCTGTTTCGATTGACGCTGGCCACTGCTCTTGCTATTGTAAAAAGGTTCCGCGAATAAGCGCCTGCAGTAGTGTGCTTAGGCAGGCGCCGCAATTGATCCGCAGAGGTCGGCCGTTTCCCGGGAGTTTTCGGGCTAGGCGCTGGCCGGATAGATACTGCGGCATATCGCATCGGTGCCTGCGACACCTTCCACCTGGGAAGGCTATGCGGGCCGGAAACACGAAACGGAGCTGGCTCTACGGGCAGGCTCTCAGGAAATCTGAGGGCGGAATTGCCATGGAGACGCGCGGTCACCGTCGTGGGTCTCGTCTGGTAGGGAAGCAGGGCAGACGCGAAGCAGAATAATGGGGCTTTGCGCGAGCTACAGCGGGCTGCATCTGGCCGCTGCCTCGCACAATGTTGCCGGTCTGCGAAATCGCGTCGGTTGAATTCAGGATTTGCTGTAGAAGGCGTAAGGAGTCAGGTTTGCCTACATTTAGTCAGCTTGTCAGAAAGGGCCGTACCGCACCGCGGTATAAGACGGCCAGTCCGGCGCTGCAGGGTTCGCCGCAGCGGCGCGGGGTTTGCACGCGCGTGTATACCCAGACGCCCAAGAAGCCGAACTCGGCACTGCGTAAGGTGGCGCGTGTTCGCCTGACGAACGGCATTGAAGTCACGACGTACATTCCCGGCATCGGCCACAACCTGCAGGAGCACTCGATTGTGCTGATCCGCGGCGGCCGTGTGAAGGATCTCCCGGGCGTTCGCTATCACGTGGTTCGCGGCACGCTGGATTCTGTGGGCGTTGCCAACCGCAAGCAGAGCCGTTCCAAGTATGGCGCCAAGCGCGCAAAGGGCGGAGCGAAGTAGGCTCGCCGGAATAAAAGGTTAAGGAACTATGCCGAGAAAAGGACATATCGCGAAGCGCGAGGTTGCAGCTGACCCCGTTTATAACTCGACGCTGGTGACGAAGTTCGTCAACTCCATGATGTGGGGCGGAAAGAAGTCGACGGCGCAGACCATCTTCTATACCGCGATGACGAATCTGGAGCAGCGCGGTGGGGACGAAGCGCTGAAGCTCTTCAAGAAGGCCGTGGAAAACTGCAAGCCGCTGCTGGAGGTTAAGACGCGGCGTGTGGGCGGCGCTAACTATCAGGTGCCGATCGAGGTGAATCCCGATCGCCGCACTTCACTCGCGATTCGCTGGCTGGTGAACTACGGCCGGGCTCGCGGCGAGAAGGGCATGATCGAAAAGCTCAGCAATGAGTTGCTCGATGCCGCCAATGGCCGTGGCGCGGCGATGAAGAAGAAGGAAGATGTTCATCGCATGGCCGAAGCAAACAAGGCCTTCGCGCACTATCGCTGGTAATTCCCCGGGCTGGTCTAGCGGCCGGCCTGGTCTGAATGAAGCGCCTGTCTGGCAGTGGACGGGCTGAATGAAATCTGCAAGCAAACCGCAGGCGTGGACCTGCAAGAGTGAGAGATACAAGTGGCTCGTCAAGTACCGTTAAATCGTTGCCGGAATATCGGAATCATGGCGCACATCGACGCCGGAAAGACGACGACGACCGAGCGCATTCTCTTTTATACGGGCATTACGCACCGTATTGGAGAGGTGCACGAGGGTACGGCGACGATGGATTGGATGGAGCAGGAGCAGGAGCGCGGCATCACCATTACCTCTGCCGCAACTACCTGCACCTGGCGCGACATTCGCATCAATATCATCGACACTCCTGGCCACGTTGACTTCACCGCCGAGGTGGAGCGCTCCCTGCGTGTGCTGGACGGCGCGGTTGCCTGCTTTGATGCTGTTCACGGCGTAGAGCCGCAGTCGGAGACTGTCTGGCGTCAGGCCGATAAGTACGGCGTGCCCCGCATCTGCTTCATTAACAAGATGGACAAGATGGGCGCCGACTTTGAGCAT
This Acidisarcina sp. DNA region includes the following protein-coding sequences:
- the rpsL gene encoding 30S ribosomal protein S12, translated to MPTFSQLVRKGRTAPRYKTASPALQGSPQRRGVCTRVYTQTPKKPNSALRKVARVRLTNGIEVTTYIPGIGHNLQEHSIVLIRGGRVKDLPGVRYHVVRGTLDSVGVANRKQSRSKYGAKRAKGGAK
- the rpsG gene encoding 30S ribosomal protein S7; amino-acid sequence: MPRKGHIAKREVAADPVYNSTLVTKFVNSMMWGGKKSTAQTIFYTAMTNLEQRGGDEALKLFKKAVENCKPLLEVKTRRVGGANYQVPIEVNPDRRTSLAIRWLVNYGRARGEKGMIEKLSNELLDAANGRGAAMKKKEDVHRMAEANKAFAHYRW